In Mycteria americana isolate JAX WOST 10 ecotype Jacksonville Zoo and Gardens chromosome 3, USCA_MyAme_1.0, whole genome shotgun sequence, a single genomic region encodes these proteins:
- the ANKRD6 gene encoding ankyrin repeat domain-containing protein 6 isoform X1: MTSSGLEWDYYEFQPVESSSVEYATPGAISFLLPANTENSYWDPSAISEWSMSIHTAHTSEIVKEKVVPVKEIKDEKDKRNQKRKARKEPRRSEREKEGDQTALHRAAVIGNTDVIATLIQEGCALDRQDKDGNTALHEACWHGFSQSAKVLVKAGANVLAKNKAGNTPLHLACQNSHSQSTRVLLLGGSRADLKNNAGDTCLHVAARYNHLPIVRVLLSAFCSVHEKNQAGDTALHVAAALNHRKVVKLLLEAGADASVVNNAGQTPLEVARQHNNPEVALLLTKASQVSRFNRGRSLRKKREKLKEERRAQSVPRDEVVQSKGSISAADDTPSSDPPPQRKSGLKDEPRSTSPDPKGKKNKKKKPKEKVSALSDPISPADQQTLPRPQQNVPKRRSKHHCSSPPPPHEVRAYQLYTLYRGKDGKVMQAPINGCRCEPLINKLENQLEATVEEIKAEFGTVQDKMNVKLGQMESKTQHQLRVLDKLMAERLSAERTECLHRLQQHTELEKNEGEKRQISLVDELKTWCMLKIQNLELKLSGDSRSSRPKSTLSTCESLTETLDTENNPHSAKDCKGNQPMLQAEGSHQHSYITLPNSLSEDGERSRVPVPEQSFGQHFCIQQDGASGTTLSGTEQQLNIGGPVSSAPAQDVRPKDKAVSASTFHRFQQELPSSELLGSKLRHVKVQAALQPLTEPARTEPQSGYFIDKGTQTKKSSKSGQSRHKALHHGGAHQSQEQQPSALPAGQPPAPPPRDTSQALEITQYFFEAVSTQMEKWYERKIEEARCQANQKAQQDKAALKEHIKSLEEELSKLRTKVQKES, translated from the exons ATGACCTCCAGTGGCCTGGAGTGGGATTATTATGAATTTCAACCGGTGGAGTCCAGCTCTGTAGAGTACGCCACCCCGGGAGctatctctttccttctccctgccaATACTGAAAACTCTTACTGGGATCCCAGTGCCATCTCTGAATGGTCAATGAGTATCCATACAGCACACACCTCAGAAATAGTCAAGGAGAAAGTTGTCCCGGTGAAGGAAATCAAGGACGAAAAAGATAAGAGAAACCAGAAGAGAAAGGCTAGGAAGGAACCTAGAAGatcagaaagagagaaggag GGTGATCAGACAGCATTGCACCGGGCTGCTGTCATAGGGAACACCGATGTTATAGCAACTCTGATTCAAGAGGGGTGTGCTTTGGACAGACAAGACAAG GATGGGAACACCGCTCTTCATGAAGCTTGTTGGCATGGATTCAGTCAGTCTGCCAAAGTGCTGGTTAAAGCAGGAGCCAATGTTCTTGCCAAGAACAAG GCAGGTAACACACCTCTTCACCTGGCTTGCCAGAATAGCCATTCCCAGAGTACTCGTGTTTTGTTACTTGGAGGATCTCGAGCAGACCTCAAAAATAAT GCAGGAGATACCTGTCTGCATGTGGCTGCTCGTTATAATCACTTGCCCATCGTTAGGGTGCTGCTCAGTGCTTTCTGTTCTGTCCATGAAAAGAACCAG GCAGGAGATACTGCACTCCATGTAGCTGCTGCTCTGAATCACAGGAAGGTGGTTAAGCTGTTGCTGGAGGCAGGGGCTGATGCATCCGTTGTCAACAAT GCAGGTCAGACCCCTCTAGAGGTTGCCAGACAGCACAATAACCCTGAGGTTGCACTCCTCCTAACTAAAGCATCACAG GTCTCACGCTTTAACCGTGGAAGAAGcttgaggaagaagagagagaagctgaaggaggaaaggcgAGCTCAGTCGGTACCACGGGATGAAGTGGTACAGAGCAAG GGCAGCATCTCAGCTGCTGATGACACACCGAGCAGCGACCCGCCACCGCAGAGGAAGAGCGGTCTGAAGGATGAACCCCGGTCAACCTCACCAGATCCCAAAgggaagaagaacaaaaagaaaaagccaaaggaaaag GTTTCAGCACTCTCAGACCCCATCTCCCCAGCTGATCAGCAGACACTCCCTCGGCCCCAGCAAAACGTGCCTAAGCGCAGAAGTAAACATCACTGCTCctctccaccccctccccacgAGGTCCGAGCCTACCAGCTCTACACGCTCTATCGAGGAAAGGATGGGAAGGTGATGCAG GCACCGATAAATGGATGTCGGTGTGAGCCCCTGATAAATAAACTGGAGAATCAGCTGGAGGCGACGGTGGAAGAGATAAAAGCTGAGTTTGGGACAGTACAAGATAAGATGAATGTTAAGCTGGGCCAGATGGAAAGCAAAACTCAACATCAA ctccGTGTTTTAGACAAGCTTATGGCTGAGCGGCTGTCCGCAGAGAGAACAGAGTGCCTTCACCGCCTGCAACAGCAcactgagctggaaaaaaatgagggggaaaaacgGCAG ATTTCCTTGGTCGATGAGCTGAAGACTTGGTGCATGTTGAAGATTCAAAATCTGGAGCTCAAGCTTTCTGGAGATTCCAGGTCATCAAGACCAAAATCAACTTTGTCCACTTGTGAGTCTCTCACTGAGACCCTGGATACTGAGAACAACCCCCACAGTGCCAAGGACTGTAAAGGCAACCAGcccatgctgcaggcagagggctcCCACCAGCATTCCTATATCACGCTTCCAAATAGCCTCTCGGAAGATGGGGAAAGGAGCAGAGTCCCAGTGCCAGAACAGAGCTTTGGGCAACATTTTTGCATTCAACAGGACGGTGCGTCAGGTACAACCTTGTCAG GTACAGAGCAACAGTTAAACATTGGTGGACCAGTTTCTTCTGCCCCTGCTCAAGATGTCAGGCCAAAGGACAAAGCTGTTAGTGCCAGCACGTTCCACAGGTTCCAGCAGGAGCTGCCCTCCTCCGAGCTTTTGGGCTCCAAATTAAGACACGTTAAGGTTcaagctgctttgcagccctTGACTGAACCTGCAAGGACTGAACCACAGAGTGGCTACTTCATTGACAAAGGAACTCAGACAAAGAAGTCCAGCAAAAGCGGGCAGTCAAGGCACAAAGCTCTGCACCACGGCGGGGCTCATcagagccaggagcagcagccctctgctctgcctgcggGACAGCCGCCTGCCCCTCCGCCCAGAGACACCTCCCAGGCCCTGGAGATAACACAGTACTTCTTCGAGGCTGTTTCCACACAGATGGAGAAGTGGTATGAACGGAAGATAGAAGAAGCCCGGTGCCAAGCTAATCAGAAAGCGCAGCAAGACAAAGCTGCGCTCAAGGAACATATTAAAAGCTTGGAAGAGGAGCTCAGCAAATTAAGGACTAAGGTGCAGAAAGAGAGCTAG
- the ANKRD6 gene encoding ankyrin repeat domain-containing protein 6 isoform X6, with protein sequence MGTPLFMKLVGMDSVSLPKCWLKQEPMFLPRTRQVTHLFTWLARIAIPRVLVFCYLEDLEQTSKIMVLLSAFCSVHEKNQAGDTALHVAAALNHRKVVKLLLEAGADASVVNNAGQTPLEVARQHNNPEVALLLTKASQVSRFNRGRSLRKKREKLKEERRAQSVPRDEVVQSKQGSISAADDTPSSDPPPQRKSGLKDEPRSTSPDPKGKKNKKKKPKEKVSALSDPISPADQQTLPRPQQNVPKRRSKHHCSSPPPPHEVRAYQLYTLYRGKDGKVMQAPINGCRCEPLINKLENQLEATVEEIKAEFGTVQDKMNVKLGQMESKTQHQLRVLDKLMAERLSAERTECLHRLQQHTELEKNEGEKRQISLVDELKTWCMLKIQNLELKLSGDSRSSRPKSTLSTCESLTETLDTENNPHSAKDCKGNQPMLQAEGSHQHSYITLPNSLSEDGERSRVPVPEQSFGQHFCIQQDGASGTTLSGTEQQLNIGGPVSSAPAQDVRPKDKAVSASTFHRFQQELPSSELLGSKLRHVKVQAALQPLTEPARTEPQSGYFIDKGTQTKKSSKSGQSRHKALHHGGAHQSQEQQPSALPAGQPPAPPPRDTSQALEITQYFFEAVSTQMEKWYERKIEEARCQANQKAQQDKAALKEHIKSLEEELSKLRTKVQKES encoded by the exons ATGGGAACACCGCTCTTCATGAAGCTTGTTGGCATGGATTCAGTCAGTCTGCCAAAGTGCTGGTTAAAGCAGGAGCCAATGTTCTTGCCAAGAACAAG GCAGGTAACACACCTCTTCACCTGGCTTGCCAGAATAGCCATTCCCAGAGTACTCGTGTTTTGTTACTTGGAGGATCTCGAGCAGACCTCAAAAATAAT GGTGCTGCTCAGTGCTTTCTGTTCTGTCCATGAAAAGAACCAG GCAGGAGATACTGCACTCCATGTAGCTGCTGCTCTGAATCACAGGAAGGTGGTTAAGCTGTTGCTGGAGGCAGGGGCTGATGCATCCGTTGTCAACAAT GCAGGTCAGACCCCTCTAGAGGTTGCCAGACAGCACAATAACCCTGAGGTTGCACTCCTCCTAACTAAAGCATCACAG GTCTCACGCTTTAACCGTGGAAGAAGcttgaggaagaagagagagaagctgaaggaggaaaggcgAGCTCAGTCGGTACCACGGGATGAAGTGGTACAGAGCAAG CAGGGCAGCATCTCAGCTGCTGATGACACACCGAGCAGCGACCCGCCACCGCAGAGGAAGAGCGGTCTGAAGGATGAACCCCGGTCAACCTCACCAGATCCCAAAgggaagaagaacaaaaagaaaaagccaaaggaaaag GTTTCAGCACTCTCAGACCCCATCTCCCCAGCTGATCAGCAGACACTCCCTCGGCCCCAGCAAAACGTGCCTAAGCGCAGAAGTAAACATCACTGCTCctctccaccccctccccacgAGGTCCGAGCCTACCAGCTCTACACGCTCTATCGAGGAAAGGATGGGAAGGTGATGCAG GCACCGATAAATGGATGTCGGTGTGAGCCCCTGATAAATAAACTGGAGAATCAGCTGGAGGCGACGGTGGAAGAGATAAAAGCTGAGTTTGGGACAGTACAAGATAAGATGAATGTTAAGCTGGGCCAGATGGAAAGCAAAACTCAACATCAA ctccGTGTTTTAGACAAGCTTATGGCTGAGCGGCTGTCCGCAGAGAGAACAGAGTGCCTTCACCGCCTGCAACAGCAcactgagctggaaaaaaatgagggggaaaaacgGCAG ATTTCCTTGGTCGATGAGCTGAAGACTTGGTGCATGTTGAAGATTCAAAATCTGGAGCTCAAGCTTTCTGGAGATTCCAGGTCATCAAGACCAAAATCAACTTTGTCCACTTGTGAGTCTCTCACTGAGACCCTGGATACTGAGAACAACCCCCACAGTGCCAAGGACTGTAAAGGCAACCAGcccatgctgcaggcagagggctcCCACCAGCATTCCTATATCACGCTTCCAAATAGCCTCTCGGAAGATGGGGAAAGGAGCAGAGTCCCAGTGCCAGAACAGAGCTTTGGGCAACATTTTTGCATTCAACAGGACGGTGCGTCAGGTACAACCTTGTCAG GTACAGAGCAACAGTTAAACATTGGTGGACCAGTTTCTTCTGCCCCTGCTCAAGATGTCAGGCCAAAGGACAAAGCTGTTAGTGCCAGCACGTTCCACAGGTTCCAGCAGGAGCTGCCCTCCTCCGAGCTTTTGGGCTCCAAATTAAGACACGTTAAGGTTcaagctgctttgcagccctTGACTGAACCTGCAAGGACTGAACCACAGAGTGGCTACTTCATTGACAAAGGAACTCAGACAAAGAAGTCCAGCAAAAGCGGGCAGTCAAGGCACAAAGCTCTGCACCACGGCGGGGCTCATcagagccaggagcagcagccctctgctctgcctgcggGACAGCCGCCTGCCCCTCCGCCCAGAGACACCTCCCAGGCCCTGGAGATAACACAGTACTTCTTCGAGGCTGTTTCCACACAGATGGAGAAGTGGTATGAACGGAAGATAGAAGAAGCCCGGTGCCAAGCTAATCAGAAAGCGCAGCAAGACAAAGCTGCGCTCAAGGAACATATTAAAAGCTTGGAAGAGGAGCTCAGCAAATTAAGGACTAAGGTGCAGAAAGAGAGCTAG